A single Hippocampus zosterae strain Florida chromosome 17, ASM2543408v3, whole genome shotgun sequence DNA region contains:
- the pvalb8 gene encoding parvalbumin 8 — MSLSSILSADAISNAIKDCQGPESFCPKKFFQVCGLATKSPQDVKKVFGILDNDGSGYIEEEELKFFLQRFSPTARVLTEKETKNFLSTADEDNDGRIGLEEFQAMVRS, encoded by the exons ATGTCGCTGTCATCCATCCTTTCCGCCGATGCCATCAGCAATGCAATCAAGGACTGCCAAG GGCCCGAGTCTTTCTGCCCCAAGAAGTTCTTCCAGGTGTGCGGCCTGGCCACGAAGAGCCCGCAGGATGTGAAGAAGGTTTTCGGCATTCTTGACAACGACGGGAGCGGTTACATTGAAGAGGAGGAGCTCAA GTTTTTTCTCCAGAGGTTTAGTCCCACCGCCCGGGTCTTGACAGAGAAAGAGACCAAGAACTTCCTGAGCACCGCCGATGAAGACAACGACGGCCGCATTGGACTCGAAG AGTTCCAAGCTATGGTGCGGTCCTAA